From Camelina sativa cultivar DH55 chromosome 5, Cs, whole genome shotgun sequence:
tgacattcaagtcatgatgtagaatatacattgttaaaataacttcacatatataacctaatacaacatattaaaatgttattttaaaatataaaatatacaaaattttgtataaaataaaatttaatcagtgttatagcacgggtacttatcttgaatcattaacaatcatatttagcatatgattttattgcataatattttatctaaaaaaacttttaaaacaatcacataaattatatttcatataaaattacaatataaataaaataaattttaaccgggtcttaatctagttaatgattattttgaaatcaataattaattaacacataattttttgtataGATTTTCAAATCTATTAAGCTccataaataaaccaataaccccaaGTCATTAATcaactgtttttatttgtttcttgaaTAACCGGGCTTGAATAAGGCCCATTAAGGGGTAGCTTTgatcaaacgctgcgttttgtcTTCTTTCGTCGGTTTGTCTTCGTTACTACGCTAAAGGGGTTGCTAACCGGAAGGAACGCCTGTCACAGTCGGCGGAGAAGTCGCCGGAGATCGGAATAAGCAGCGATTCCGAGTAGCTCACATCCATACCAAGCAATTTTGAGTAGAACATTCCCCGGCTCGGATCCTTTACTTGTTTGTCTGTGGCTCAAATCTTGTCTTTACCAAGACGAGATCGAAGGTAAGGAAGCAGCTTCTTCCATTCTTTAGCTGTTCTACCATTAGCAGTTTGTTTATATACTTTCCGCAGTTTCTTTAGACAGTAGCAATCAATCAGTTTAAAGGCTTGCTTTAGatttattcaatcattgatcaATCAGTTTCTTTCGTTTCTTCTTTCCATTTTGACAAATAGCTTCATATTTTGGTTAGGTACTGGAGGAGAGGAGGCCTCTTTGATTGCCATGGACATATTCAGAATGCTGAGATCAGAGACACGTTATCTTCTGGTAGAACCACGATTCTCAAAGAGCTAGAGAGCGTTGATGCTAGCGGCGAGAAGCTATACCCGATGATCCAAGATGGTGTTGATCCTGTCGAAGTTGAATGCTTCAAAGATTATGTTATGGAATTGGGGACACAAGCTGAGTATTTGTCTCAAGGGTTGGATCAGTTACTGGAGGAATTTGATAGTTTCTTTAAACTGACTTTGAGCGGGCGTGATGTGTTGCTCTGTAATCTTAGGTCTAGTGACTCAATCTCTGGCAATGCAGTTGGAGATGATGTATACAACTAATACAGTGAGGTATACAACTAATGCAAagtgttttctatttttgtttgttcgaGTCCATCTGTTGAGCTTGTCTCTTCGATTTATGTGTTGGTCGTGTCTGTATGACTGTATTGGAATCATTCTGCAATATAATACATCTGTTTTGCTTGAAAAAATCACTGCTTCCTTTGAAATGATCCAATTTTCTAAACCAATTTCAATCAACATAACAGGTCAGAAAGGATGCAGGCTTTGATTTCTAAATAAGTGCAATTAGTAGTAACAAATGAAAAATGCAATATCGAGTTAACGAGTGACTCTGCTTTTTGTGACCATACACGTATGTAATCTTTCATACTCTTTACATTCACGGGTCACTTGAGAGATCTTTTACAGTTGAAAAAAGCTTCTCTCTTCACATGGATTTAGTGTCTTCAAGACACTTTAGAGAGATCCTTCAACTTCAACAAAAGCCTTCTTCTTGGTCTCTATTGTTCTCGGTCTGNNNNNNNNNNNNNNNNNNNNNNNNNNNNNNNNNNNNNNNNNNNNNNNNNNNNNNNNNNNNNNNNNNNNNNNNNNNNNNNNNNNNNNNNNNNNNNNNNNNNNNNNNNNNNNNNNNNNNNNNNNNNNNNNNNNNNNNNNNNNNNNNNNNNNNNNNNNNNNNNNNNNNNNNNNNNNNNNNNNNNNNNNNNNNNNNNNNNNNNNNNNNNNNNNNNNNNNNNNNNNNNNNNNNNNNNNNNNNNNNNNNNNNNNNNNNNNNNNNNNNNNNNNNNNNNNNNNNNNNNNNNNNNNNNNNNNNNNNNNNNNNNNNNNNNNNNNNNNNNNNNNNNNNNNNNNNNNNNNNNNNNNNNNNNNNNNNNNNNNNNNNNNNNNNNNNNNNNNNNNNNNNNNNNNNNNNNNNNNNNNNNNNNNNNNNNNNNNNNNNNNNNNNNNNNNNNNNNNNNNNNNNNNNNNNNNNNNNNNNNNNNNNNNNNNNNNNNNNNNNNNNNNNNNNNNNNNNNNNNNNNNNNNNNNNNNNNNNNNNNNNNNNNNNNNNNNNNNNNNNNNNNNNNNNNNNNNNNNNNNNNNNNNNNNNNNNNNNNNNNNNNNNNNNNNNNNNNNNNNNNNNNNNNNNNNNNNNNNNNNNNNNNNNNNNNNNNNNNNNNNNNNNNNNNNNNNNNNNNNNNNNNNNNNNNNNNNNNNNNNNNNNNNNNNNNNNNNNNNNNNNNNNNNNNNNNNNNNNNNNNNNNNNNNNNNNNNNNNNNNNNNNNNNNNNNNNNNNNNNNNNNNNNNNNNNNNNNNNNNNNNNNNNNNNNNNNNNNNNNNNNNNNNNNNNNNNNNNNNNNNNNNNNNNNNNNNNNNNNNNNNNNNNNNNNNNNNNNNNNNNNNNNNNNNNNNNNNNNNNNNNNNNNNNNNNNNNNNNNNNNNNNNNNNNNNNNNNNNNNNNNNNNNNNNNNNNNNNNNNNNNNNNNNNNNNNNNNNNNNNNNNNNNNNNNNNNNNNNNNNNNNNNNNNNNNNNNNNNNNNNNNNNNNNNNNNNNNNNNNNNNNNNNNNNNNNNNNNNNNNNNNTCTCTCTTGTTCTCGGTCTGATCATTGCATCATGTCTGGAGAATCAAGCTCTGGTTTTACCGATCATTGCATCAAAGTTGTACCGACACACGGTGGCCGCTATGTTCAGTACAACGTTTATGGACAGCTCTTTGAAGTGTCCAGAAAGTATGTCCCTCCTATTCGTCCCATTGGTAGAGGCGCTTGTGGTATTGTCTGGTAAGTTCTTTTGATACTTCTTCTGATCAATTATCAAAGTCTTCCTTCTTCTGAATGTTCATTGGCTCTTGATTCTTGAATTTCAGTGCTGCGGTGAACTCAGTGACTGGAGAGAAAGTGGCGATTAAGAAGATTGGTAATGCTTTTGATAACATCATCGATGCAAAGAGAACTCTACGCGAAATTAAACTTCTCAGGCATATGGATCATGAGAACGTAAGCCTTAAGCATCATTTCTCACATTAGAAAACATGTTAAGTTTCTCAAATTTGCTAGATCTATCAAGTGTTCCTGATCTTCAAGGTCGAGGCAAAcagatgattcttcttctttctttttcttctataatttcTGTTTATCTAATTTTCAAGGCTTGGTTTGATTCTTTAGGTTATAACCATCAAAGATATTGTAAGACCTCCTCAACGAGATATCTTCAACGATGTCTACATTGTCTATGAGTTAATGGACACTGATCTTCAGCGAATCCTCCGTTCTAATCAAGCACTGACCAGTGATCAATGCCGCGTAAgtctttttgtgttgttgtagTCATGGTACTCTGTGATCTGATCTGATCTTTATTCTATTTACTTCTCTTCTGTTACAGTTCTTTGTGTATCAGCTGTTACGAGGACTCAAATACGTGCACTCGGCCAACATACTACATCGTGATCTAAGGCCAAGCAACGTGCTACTTAACTCGAAAAACGAGCTAAAGATTGGTGATTTTGGGCTTGCAAGGACAACTTCAGACACAGACTTCATGACTGAATATGTCGTTACCCGTTGGTACAGAGCCCCTGAGTTGCTTCTTAACTGCTCAGAGTACACCGCAGCTATTGATATTTGGTCTGTTGGTTGCATACTTGGCGAAATCATGACGGGACAACCTTTGTTTCCAGGCAAAGATTATGTTCATCAGCTTAGGCTTATAACAGAGGTAAAATAGTAAAGTAAAAAAGCATCAGTTTTTCACTTGTCTGAAACTGCAATGCCCTTTAGATGTCACTAAACCATTTCTTGAAATTAGCTTGTAGGCTCTCCAGACAACTCCAGTCTTGGTTTCCTTCGCAGTGACAACGCAAGAAGATACGTCAGACAACTTCCGCGATACCCGAAACAGCAGTTTGCTGCTAGATTCCCGAAAGTGCCTTCTACTGCGATCGATTTGCTGGAGAGAATGCTCGTCTTTGATCCTAACCGGCGCATCTCAGGTAACAAACAACACGAAGATCCTTGAGAACATTCATGTGGTTTCTTGCAGTTTGCTTTTGGTTTGCTTACATTTGCTTCTGTTTGTGATTGTAGTCGATGAAGCCCTTGGCCATGCTTACCTATCACCGCACCATGATGTGGCTAAAGAACCAGTCTGTTCGACTCCTTTCAGCTTTGACTTCGAGCATCCTTCTTGCACAGAAGAACACATAAAGGAGCTTATCTACAAGGAGTCTGTCAAATTCAATCCTGACCACTGAGAGAGAAACATGTTTTATgatttgattccttttttttttaaagtctgcTCTGGTTTGATCTCAGATTCCTTTATATTGAATCTAAACtcattttatcttttctttgaataaaaaattgttatgatgAAACACACATATGTATCTCTATATCTTAAGCTACTGCGCAGAGCTTACCTTTCTTTTACATCAAAACTTTTCAACTATGAATCATATCTTAGAGCTTCTGAACCTGTTATACTACATTACTATTGATATCTCTATCAACCTCATATTAAATTgggaataaataaattatgattaGTTGGGAAAAATCCGACTTCGCATGATGATTAGTTAGTGAAAGTGTCACAAACTCTCAACATTTTGACGTGTAAATATAGGTgtcttaattataaaattaaagactgatcaaaactaaataaataaatactagtaAAACACAAGATTTTGGCTTATGTATGtattaaataagtttataattaattatatggtGGTTATGTACATATTATGACTCTTGTCTCTGACCAACACGTAATAAAATTAgacaaaataaatcttaaaaaccaaaataccaATATCCCTTATATCTCGGCGATAATACCGTGTAAAAGCCACGCGCCATGATAAAAAATCCTCATCAATTAGCAACCGTTCGATCCACCCGTGAATAACACTACACTTCCGTGGCGCGTGACCAAACCTGATAAAAGTAAAGAAACGTAAAGCTCAGTAttacttttattaaaataaaattaaaaaagtccGTAGTTGAAAAATCTTAAGACGACGAAAATTCTCtgtgagtgatgatgatgatgctcttCTTATTCTTACTTACACACTAATAAATAGTCTAAAACCCTTAATCCTCAGATTATTATATCTTCCACAATGGCAGAGATTTGGATTCTGAGTCTAAGAAGAACTCTGTTATTCTTCTCATGGGCTGTTTCAATCTGTACTTGTCTCCAAGATTCAGCTGAGTTGGACAATAGTAGTAATGGAAGCTTTTTCACGGTCTCGAGCTTCAGGTATCCTAAATCCGAAGTCAGGCCCTATGATACTCGTTACATCAGAGGTCTGTTTCTTACATAATCTgatcttatcttttctctttcgTCAATTTGagattcattcattcattcaagcTTTTcacctgcttttttttttataatatatataaaagtgatGATCAGTTCAATTTGGACTTGGATTTATTACATGTAGATGTCTTTAAATCTGATCTTATATTTGGTTGATTTCGTATGATCTCACGAGCTCTCTGATCCTCTCTATTTGATTCCGTGACAGTTGATTTGCCTCCATGGTTCTCGTCGTTGAATGTAGCTATCGAATCTGATGTAGACATCGTAAGTTTAACTGattttttctccaaattttgattgtttttttgggtattcaaagaaaaaagttgctaaatttgggatttgatttttttttggtagaatgCAAAGAGCATATCAAAGATGTCGAGAAGTCTACTTCCTGTTATATGCTTCAGAGATGGTAGTCCTCCTCTCCCTGATGCCTCTACCAACGCTCAGAAAGGTTTAGGTACGATTTAGGTAATTATAGGAAACGTCTATTGTTTGGCTTCCAAAGAGATCACAACATTACCTTACTATTTTTAAGGGGAACTAATAAAGTGTTTTCCTTTATGTTGTTTATGTAGAGCTAGGAAGGTTCTTCAATGGATCATTTGAAGGAGCTGAAGATATCGAGATTGCTGAGCAGTGTTACCCTATGCAGAAGAATATTTCCTTGAGATTGACCAATGAACAGGTTCTCACATTACTCTTAAACCTTCCTTATCtgttactactttttttttgagttgATGAGTTTCTTTTATTAACGTTTGTTATTGTATCTAGATTTCACCGGGGGCTTGGTATGTTGGTCTTTTTAACGGAATCGGGGCTACGAGGACTCAGGGAAAAATGGTATGGTTCTTTATAATAGTGTAATGtcattcttttattaaaaaaaagcctcagcttttgttgtttgtttgttctctaATACTTGGAAACTTGCACAGATTGTTCGCTCCTCGGCATTTTCATTTAGTGCCAACATTAGTGTTGAAGGTTGTAAAGCCGCTACAATGTGGGGTCCTTCCTGCAACCAGACGATTTATCCGCTTTCATGTTCTCGGTTCGATAACCAGACTGGAAGTGTTATTTCTTGCTCTGATTCTTTCCCTAGTTCTTGTCTTACCGCTGCTGAAACAAAGACATATGCTTTAGATGTTGATGGAATAGCTGAACAACTAGTGATTATGGCATCTAATGTCAAAGTAAATTCCAATGAAAGTTACCTCATGTGTTACGCCCGTTTTGGAGCCATTGCTTCAGAGACTCTCCATGATTACGCTGCTGATATACACAAAGTTCCTTTAGTTATTAAGAAACCGAAAGCTGGTCGATGGTACATTGTTGTNNNNNNNNNNNNNNNNNNNNNNNNNNNNNNNNNNNNNNNNNNNNNNNNNNNNNNNNNNNNNNNNNNNNNNNNNNNNNNNNNNNNNNNNNNNNNNNNNNNNNNNNNNNNNNNNNNNNNNNNNNNNNNNNNNNNNNNNNNNNNNNNNNNNNNNNNNNNNNNNNNNNNNNNNNNNNNNNNNNNNNNNNNNNNNNNNNNNNNNNNNNNNNNNNNNNNNNNNNNNNNNNNNNNNNNNNNNNNNNNNNNNNNNNNNNNNNNNNNNNNNNNNNNNNNNNNNNNNNNNNNNNNNNNNNNNNNNNNNNNNNNNNNNNNNNNNNNNNNNNNNNNNNNNNNNNNNNNNNNNNNNNNNNNNNNNNNNNNNNNNNNNNNNNNNNNNNNNNNNNNNNNNNNNNNNNNNNNNNNNNNNNNNNNNNNNNNNNNNNNNNNNNNNNNNNNNNNNNNNNNNNNNNNNNNNNNNNNNNNNNNNNNNNNNNNNNNNNNNNNNNNNNNNNNNNNNNNNNNNNNNNNNNNNNNNNNNNNNNNNNNNNNNNNNNNNNNNNNNNNNNNNNNNNNNNNNNNNNNNNNNNNNNNNNNNNNNNNNNNNNNNNNNNNNNNNNNNNNNNNNNNNNNNNNNNNNNNNNNNNNNNNNNNNNNNNNNNNNNNNNNNNNNNNNNNNNNNNNNNNNNNNNNNNNNNNNNNNNNNNNNNNNNNNNNNNNNNNNNNNNNNNNNNNNNNNNNNNNNNNNNNNNNNNNNNNNNNNNNNNNNNNNNNNNNNNNNNNNNNNNNNNNNNNNNNNNNNNNNNNNNNNNNNNNNNNNNNNNNNNNNNNNNNNNNNNNNNNNNNNNNNNNNNNNNNNNNNNNNNNNNNNNNNNNNNNNNNNNNNNNNNNNNNNNNNNNNNNNNN
This genomic window contains:
- the LOC104784708 gene encoding mitogen-activated protein kinase 12 gives rise to the protein MSGESSSGFTDHCIKVVPTHGGRYVQYNVYGQLFEVSRKYVPPIRPIGRGACGIVCAAVNSVTGEKVAIKKIGNAFDNIIDAKRTLREIKLLRHMDHENVITIKDIVRPPQRDIFNDVYIVYELMDTDLQRILRSNQALTSDQCRFFVYQLLRGLKYVHSANILHRDLRPSNVLLNSKNELKIGDFGLARTTSDTDFMTEYVVTRWYRAPELLLNCSEYTAAIDIWSVGCILGEIMTGQPLFPGKDYVHQLRLITELVGSPDNSSLGFLRSDNARRYVRQLPRYPKQQFAARFPKVPSTAIDLLERMLVFDPNRRISVDEALGHAYLSPHHDVAKEPVCSTPFSFDFEHPSCTEEHIKELIYKESVKFNPDH